CCCGCTGCTTCGTGACCAGTACTTCACGACCGGCAGCTTCATCAGCTTCCCGCTCGTGTATCACGACGAATTGGTCGGCGTCCTCAACCTCACAAATCGCGCCCAGCGTGGCATCTATACCGACGAAGACGTCGAGCGCGTGCGACTGCTGGGTCTCGTGATCTCGCTTATCATGTCGCGGAACGCGCTCCCGGAGCGCCTGCTCGAGTCGATCAATGTCCGCTGACGCGTTAACGCAGGCCATTCGACGCTTGGCCGCGCACGAGTCGCTCGATGCGGAGAGCGTGCGTCGCGCGTTCGGTGTCATCATGCGCGGCGAAGGCACGCCGGTGCAGGTCGCGGCACTCCTGATGGCGCTGCGCGTGAAGGGCGAAACGCCCACGGAAGTGGCCGGGGTCGTCGAGGCGCTCCGTGAAGCGATGGTCGTTCTGTCGGCTGATCGCCCTCACGAGTTGGTCGATACGTGCGGAACAGGCGGGGGAGCACTCACCACCTTCAACATCTCGACGGCCGCGGCACTCGTCGCCGCCGGCATGGGTGTGCGCGTCGCCAAGCACGGGAACCGGTCGTTCACGTCGCGATCAGGGAGCGCCGACGTGCTCGAGGCGCTCGGCGTCGTCATCGACACGACGCCACCGGCAATGGCCGCCACGCTGGCCGACGCGGGCATCGTTTTCATGTTTGCCCCGCTGATGCACCCGGCGTTGCGGCACGTTGGCCCCGTCCGGCGCGAGCTCGCCGTCCCGACGGTGATGAACATCGTGGGCCCGCTGGCCAATCCCGCGCGCGCCGGTCGGCAGGTCGTGGGAGTCGCGGAACGTGCACGTCTCGAACTGTTGGCCGACGCGCTGTCTGAACTGGGAACGGTCCGGGCCATGGTCGTGCACGGCGAGCCAGGCCTCGACGAGATCTCGCCGCTCGGCCCGACGCACGTCATGGAGGTGCACGACGGTCGCACGACGCCCTGGACGATTGATCCCTCAGCCTATGGCATTTCGGGGATTGCGCTGGACGACCTGGCCGGAGGTGATCCGGCGCACAACGCGACGCTGATCGAAGACGTCCTCAGCGGCGGCGGCTCGGTGGGCGCGCAGTCGGCGGTGTTGCTGAATGCGGCCGCGGCGCTGTACGTGAGTCGTGAGGCTGGCAGCTACGCGGACGCTGTCGACACGACGCGGCGGGCGATGGCCGACGGAGTCGGTCTCGCCGCGCTGCAGCGCCTACGCGTGGCGTCCAACGCGACCCGAGGGTAATCGGGTCGCGCCCTCAGTAGCGACGCAGCACACCGACGACAATGCCTTGAATGCGGACATCGTCTTCGTGCACGAAGAGCGGCGACATCGTTTCGTTGGCCGGCTGTAGGCGAATCCGGCCGTCGCGCTCGCGATAGTAGCGCTTGACGGTGGCGCCGGATCCGTCGAGCATCGCAATCACCATCTCGCCGTTGTCGGCGGCATTGCGATCGTTGATGACCACGTAGTCCCCGTCCTTGATCTGCTCCTCGATCATCGAGTCGCCGCGAACCTTCAGGACGTAGTGGCTTCCGCTGCGACGCAGGAAACCATCCGGCACCGACATCGTTTCACCCGTGTGCATGGCCTCGATGGGGGCACCAGCTGCCACGGAACCGAGCAACGGAAGCTCCACCGACCGCTGAAACAGTTCGGAGGGAAGAATCTCGATGGCACGACTCTCGTTGTACGAGCGCTTGATGTAGCCTTTGCGCTCGAGATTGGTGAGGTGCTCGTGCACCGTAGCCAGCGAGTTATAGTTGAATCGCAACGCGATCTCTTCGAAACTCGGGGCGTAGCCGTTCTCTTCGTTGTAATCGGAGAGAAAGGACAGAATTTCCCGCTGTCGCTTGGTGAGCGGCATGGTTGCTCCACGAAAGGGGACCTACAGATCCGGACCCCGAATGCAGGCCGAATCCACCAAACGCCACGCTAACCGAACACAGGCCGAAGTGCAAGCATTTTCTTCACGACCGGTGTGGACCTTCCCGTCAGGGACCCTCGGCGACCTCACCCGTGCCTCCCACGAACGGGCCCATTCCGTCCTCTCTACCTTACCGGAGCTCCGGAGCGTGGCGCGCGACCTTCCGTCGGCGCCCGACGCCGCCGAGCTGTTTGCCAAGGCCCTCCGCGGTCCCACGATCCGGGTGATCGCCGAGGTGAAGCGTGCCTCGCCGTCGAAGGGGGCGATCAACCTCGGGATTGATGCCGCAGCGCAGGCCGCGCGCTACGTCGAGGGCGGGGCGGCTGCCATCTCCGTGCTCACCGAGCCCAGTCGATTCGGTGGCGCGCTCGGCGACCTCGCCGACGTCGCGGCGCGCGTGGCCGTACCGGCCATCCGCAAGGATTTTCTCGTGCATCCCGTGCAGCTCTGGGAAGCCCGGGTGCGGGGCGCCGCGGCGGCGCTGTTGATCGTGCGTGCCCTGTCGCCATCCGAACTGCCGCTGCTGATGGACGCCGCCCGTGAGTGCGGCTTGGCGACCCTCGTCGAGATCCGCGACGAAGCGGAGTTGGAGCGCGCGCTCGAGGTCGGGGCCACCGTGATTGGCGTGAACAATCGGAACCTCGAAACGCTCATCATCGATCCGACCACCGCGCCCACGCTGATCCCGCGAATTCCGGCGCACTGCGTCGCCGTGGCCGAAAGCGGAATGCAGACGCCCGATGATGTCGCGCCGTCTGCGCTCGCCGGTGCCGATGCGATTCTCGTCGGCAGCGCCATCTCGGCCTCGGCTGATCCGGCATCGGCGGTACGCGCCCTCGCGGCAATTCCACGATCAGCCTCGACGCGGCGGTGACCACCGCAACCGCATCGGGCCGTGATCGCGCCCTGCCGGTCGAGGTCAAGATCTGTGGGCTGACACGGGAGCGTGACGCGGCGCACGCCGTGCACGTCGGCGCATCCTACGTGGGCGCGATCATGGCCGGCGGTCCGCGACTGCTCACCGTGGATCGCGCACGTGCGGTCCTCGGCCCTCGTCGTCACGACGTGCAGCGGGTTGTTGTGTTCGGCGACCAGCATCTCGATGATGTGATCGTCACAGTGCAGACGCTCGATCTCGACATCGCCCAATTACACGGCCATTGCTCGGTGGCATCAATCGACACGATTCGTCGGAAAACGGGTCGTATGGTCTGGCCCGTGCTTCGTGTCGCGGGAACGACGCTGCCCGTCGATGCCGTCGCACTTGGTGCGGCAGCGGGCGCAGTGGTGCTCGATGCGCACGTGGTCGGACAGCTGGGAGGAACCGGGGTCACCTTGGACTGGTCCGGACTTCGGGACGCGGTCGAGGCACTTCGGGAGTCCGTACCGGGGATTCGTATCATCCTCGCGGGCGGACTGCGTCCGGGAAATGTGATCGAAGCCATTCGATTGCTTTCTCCGGACGTCGTAGACGTATCTTCAGGGGTGGAGTCCGAGACGGGTGTCAAGGATTCGGTGTTAGTCGAACAGTTCGTCGCGGCCGCACGCTCGGCCGCAGGGATGCAGCGATGACCATGGTGGATACAACGACCGGCGCGGTTGCGCCGACAGATCGTTTTGGCCCGTTCGGCGGACGATACGTTCCGGAAACGCTCATCCCGGCGCTCGATGCGCTCGAGGCGGCGTTCGAAGAGACGCGGCGCGACGCAGCATTTCAGGCGGAGCTCGATGCGCTGCTGCGTGAGTATGTCGGACGGCCGACAGCGCTCTCGTTCGCGCCGCGCCTGAGTGCGCGGATTGGCGCACCGGTCTGGATGAAGCGCGAAGATCTGTGTCATACCGGCGCGCACAAGATCAACAACACCGTCGGGCAGGCGATGCTGGCGCGACGGATGGGGAAGCGCCGCATTATCGCCGAGACGGGCGCCGGACAGCACGGTGTGGCCACCGCGACGATCTGCGCGCGCTTTGGCCTGGAATGCGTGGTGTACATGGGCGAGGAGGACATGCAGCGTCAGGCGCTGAATGTGTTCCGTATGCGTCTCCTCGGTGCCACGGTGGTGCCGGTCCTGTCCGGGACGCGCACGCTCAAGGATGCCACGACCGAAGCGATTCGTGATTGGGTCGGCTCGGTGAACGACAGCCATTACATCATCGGATCGGTGGTCGGCCCGGCACCGTACCCGCGCATGGTGCGCGAGTTTCAGTCGGTCATCGGACGCGAAGCTCGCGCCCAGATGCTCGCGCGCGCCGGGGTGTTGCCGAAGACGGTCGTGGCGTGTGTCGGCGGCGGCTCCAATGCGATGGGTATCTTCGCCGGCTTCGTCGGCGACGCGGGTGTGGAACTCGTCGGCGTCGAAGCGGCAGGCGAGGGGCTGCACACCGAGCGTCACAGTGCGTCGATCACGCGCGGGACACCTGGTGTGTTGCATGGGTCGCTCAGCTATCTCCTGCAGGATGCGAACGGACAAGTGCATCCGGCGCACAGCATCTCGGCTGGCCTCGACTACCCCGGCGTCGGCCCCGAGCACGCGTGGTTACATGACAGCGGTCGCGCCGAGTACGTGTCGATCGACGATACGGAAGCGCTGCGCGGCGTCGCCTTGCTGAGCCGACTCGAGGGCATCATCCCCGCACTCGAAACGGCGCACGCCGTGGCATGGATCGAACGGGAAGCGGGGCGCTGGTCCGAGCAGGAGCCGGTCTTGTTGTGCGTAAGCGGCCGCGGTGACAAGGACATCGGTACGATCAATCAGTACACGCTGCCCGAGGTATGACGACGACGGGGCACGAAGTGGCCGTCTCGCCGCAGGCGGTGGCGGCGATCGAGGATGCGCTCCGCGCATTCGCGAAGGCGCTTCGTGCCATTCAGTTGTATCTGCCGAATAACCCAACGCGAGCGACCGCCATCGAACAGGCCCGGGGGGCGTTCGGCAAAGTGTGGCGGGTTGCGAACCCGCTCGAGATCCAGATCAAAGACGCGTCATTCGTGTGGGAGGAGCGCACCGTGTACCTCGATGCGGAGCGCGGCACGGACGGGTTGCCGTGGCTGTTGTATCGCGATGGTTTGCGGTCGCTGCACCTCCACAGCGGATTCGAAACAACCGACCTCGAGGCACTGCTCGCCATTCTGCACAAGGCGCGCACCGCGTTACCGGATGACGATGATCTCGTGACGCTCCTCTGGGTCGCCGACTTGGCCACGATCGAGTATCGACACGTCGAGCACGATGCGATCGGTGATATGCCGGTCATGAGCGGCACGGATCGCCCAGGAGTCGCGGTATTCGCGAGCGGTGTGGCGCCGCTGGCGGTGCCGGCGGCGGAATCGGCGGCGCCCGGCGAGGGGCCGCCCCCAGGCATGGTCCGAGTGGAGGACTTCGACACCACGCTGTATTTCCTCGACACGCGTGAGGCGACGTATCTGCAGGAGGAACTCAAGCGCGAGTACGGCGAAGACCATCGAAAGCTCGTGCTCGCAAGCCTGTTCGATGTGATCGAAGGACAGTCTGTCGCGGATTCGCAGTTGGAGGCGTTGCGCACGGTCGATCAGCTGTTGATCGAATTTCTCACGCTCGGGGAGTACGAGCTCGTCGCGTTTGCGTTGCGCGAAGCGTCCGTGGCGTCGCGACGGCTCGCTGCGGACGAACGCGTGATGACGGCGCTCCGCGACCTGCCGGCGCGCCTGAGTGAACCCGCCGTGATGTCGCAACTCCTGCAGGCGCTCGATGAAAGCGCGCGCACGCCGGTGGCCTCGCTGTTGGAGGGGCTGTTCGTGGAACTCCGTCCATCTGCGCTTGAGCCGCTTGTTGCGTGGCTCGGAGTCGCGACTGCCTCGCCGGCGCGCGCATCGATCGAACGCGCCTCGGCACGATTGGCCGGGGCCCACACGACGGAGCTCGCACAGCTGCTCGAACACGAGAACGAGTTCGTGGTGCGTGGGGCGCTGCGACTGGCGGCCCAGTTGGCGACGCCGGCTGCGGTGCCTGGCTTGGCTCGATTGCTGCGCGGACGCGACCCGAAGCTGCGCGTCGAGGCGCTGAGCGTACTCGGCGAGATCGCCTCGCCAGCCGCACTGCAGGCCGTCGAGCGTGGCATCGAGGATAGCGATCGCGATGTGCGAGTCGCCGCGTTCCGCGTGATTGCGACGCGGTCGCATACGGCTGCGCTTCCCCGACTGCTCGACGCCGTGCGGCGCAAAGAGCTTCGCGCGGCGGATCTGAGCGAGAAGATGGCGTTGTTCGAGGCGTTCGGCAGCATGTGCGGCGACGCGGGTGTGCCCGAGCTCGACACGTTGCTGAACGCCCGCGGTCTCCTGGGCGCACGCGAGCCGGCCGAGCTTCGTGCCTGCGCGGCCCGCGCGCTCGGCCTGGTGTCGACGCCGAAAGCCGCTGCCGCGCTGCAGCGCGCAGCCGACACGAAGGATGTCGTCGTGCGCAGCGCCGTGGCGCGCGCCATGCGAGGCAGCGCGTGAGCGTACCGCTTCCAGCCACCGGCAATGATCAAGCCGGTGATCCCCAGGCGCAACGGACCGCGCGCGCGTTCGTGGTGGCGTTGCATGGGGCGGTGCGCGCGGTGCGGCTGTATCCCATCGAGAACAGCGCCGTGCAGAAGGCGATCGTCGAGTTGGGGAACGCCGCGGAGCGCGTCGAACTGGCCGACGGACACTGTCGTCTGCGACGGATTGGCGACTACCTGTTCGTCAACGAAACGCGACTGCGGCTCACGCTCGACAATTATGCCGCCGTCGCATATGTGCTTGGTCTCCTCCGCGAAGCGGGGCTCGGCGGGTTGGCCGTCATCGCCCATACGACGCCGCGGGACTGGGTCGTGCTGCTCTCGTTTCTGCAGTCGCCGCCCCTCGAGTATCCGGAAGAGGATCGACTGCAGCAGTTGTCGACGCGCGTGGAACAGGCCGGGGTCACCTGCTTCGAGTTCTATCCGCCCGTCGACGAAGCCGACCAGCAGGAGACGGAACTCGACGCGAAGGAGCGCGCCCGGCAAACGTACGTGCGGTCGCTCGATGTCACTCGCGATGTCATAACATCGGCGCGACTCGGACGCAGCGCCGGACTCAAGCGCGTGAAGCGGGCGGTGCAGGGGATTGTCGATGCCATCCTCACCGATGCGGCGTCGCTGATCGGCTTGACCACCCTTCGTGAGTTCGACGAGTACACGTTCGTGCACAGTGTGAACGTGAGTATCCTGTCAGTGGCACTCGGCCGCCGTCTCGGACTGACAAAACCGCAACTGTTGGACCTCGGGCTGGCGGCCCTCCTGCACGATATCGGCAAGTCGCGGGTCCCGCTCGAACTGCTCAACAAACGAGGTTCGCTCGACGACGACGAGCGGGCAATCCTGCAAACGCATACCTGGCAGGGCGTGCTCTCAATGTTCGCCATGCCGACCGGGTCAGCGCGTCCGTGGCGCGCGATGACCACGGCGTATGAACATCACATGCGCATCGACCTCACCGGCTATCCCAAGCCGTTTCGGTCGCGCCGTCTGACCTTG
This region of Gemmatimonas groenlandica genomic DNA includes:
- the trpD gene encoding anthranilate phosphoribosyltransferase, with the translated sequence MSADALTQAIRRLAAHESLDAESVRRAFGVIMRGEGTPVQVAALLMALRVKGETPTEVAGVVEALREAMVVLSADRPHELVDTCGTGGGALTTFNISTAAALVAAGMGVRVAKHGNRSFTSRSGSADVLEALGVVIDTTPPAMAATLADAGIVFMFAPLMHPALRHVGPVRRELAVPTVMNIVGPLANPARAGRQVVGVAERARLELLADALSELGTVRAMVVHGEPGLDEISPLGPTHVMEVHDGRTTPWTIDPSAYGISGIALDDLAGGDPAHNATLIEDVLSGGGSVGAQSAVLLNAAAALYVSREAGSYADAVDTTRRAMADGVGLAALQRLRVASNATRG
- the lexA gene encoding transcriptional repressor LexA; translation: MPLTKRQREILSFLSDYNEENGYAPSFEEIALRFNYNSLATVHEHLTNLERKGYIKRSYNESRAIEILPSELFQRSVELPLLGSVAAGAPIEAMHTGETMSVPDGFLRRSGSHYVLKVRGDSMIEEQIKDGDYVVINDRNAADNGEMVIAMLDGSGATVKRYYRERDGRIRLQPANETMSPLFVHEDDVRIQGIVVGVLRRY
- a CDS encoding indole-3-glycerol phosphate synthase TrpC, giving the protein MWTFPSGTLGDLTRASHERAHSVLSTLPELRSVARDLPSAPDAAELFAKALRGPTIRVIAEVKRASPSKGAINLGIDAAAQAARYVEGGAAAISVLTEPSRFGGALGDLADVAARVAVPAIRKDFLVHPVQLWEARVRGAAAALLIVRALSPSELPLLMDAARECGLATLVEIRDEAELERALEVGATVIGVNNRNLETLIIDPTTAPTLIPRIPAHCVAVAESGMQTPDDVAPSALAGADAILVGSAISASADPASAVRALAAIPRSASTRR
- a CDS encoding phosphoribosylanthranilate isomerase, giving the protein MTTATASGRDRALPVEVKICGLTRERDAAHAVHVGASYVGAIMAGGPRLLTVDRARAVLGPRRHDVQRVVVFGDQHLDDVIVTVQTLDLDIAQLHGHCSVASIDTIRRKTGRMVWPVLRVAGTTLPVDAVALGAAAGAVVLDAHVVGQLGGTGVTLDWSGLRDAVEALRESVPGIRIILAGGLRPGNVIEAIRLLSPDVVDVSSGVESETGVKDSVLVEQFVAAARSAAGMQR
- the trpB gene encoding tryptophan synthase subunit beta — translated: MTMVDTTTGAVAPTDRFGPFGGRYVPETLIPALDALEAAFEETRRDAAFQAELDALLREYVGRPTALSFAPRLSARIGAPVWMKREDLCHTGAHKINNTVGQAMLARRMGKRRIIAETGAGQHGVATATICARFGLECVVYMGEEDMQRQALNVFRMRLLGATVVPVLSGTRTLKDATTEAIRDWVGSVNDSHYIIGSVVGPAPYPRMVREFQSVIGREARAQMLARAGVLPKTVVACVGGGSNAMGIFAGFVGDAGVELVGVEAAGEGLHTERHSASITRGTPGVLHGSLSYLLQDANGQVHPAHSISAGLDYPGVGPEHAWLHDSGRAEYVSIDDTEALRGVALLSRLEGIIPALETAHAVAWIEREAGRWSEQEPVLLCVSGRGDKDIGTINQYTLPEV
- a CDS encoding HEAT repeat domain-containing protein codes for the protein MTTTGHEVAVSPQAVAAIEDALRAFAKALRAIQLYLPNNPTRATAIEQARGAFGKVWRVANPLEIQIKDASFVWEERTVYLDAERGTDGLPWLLYRDGLRSLHLHSGFETTDLEALLAILHKARTALPDDDDLVTLLWVADLATIEYRHVEHDAIGDMPVMSGTDRPGVAVFASGVAPLAVPAAESAAPGEGPPPGMVRVEDFDTTLYFLDTREATYLQEELKREYGEDHRKLVLASLFDVIEGQSVADSQLEALRTVDQLLIEFLTLGEYELVAFALREASVASRRLAADERVMTALRDLPARLSEPAVMSQLLQALDESARTPVASLLEGLFVELRPSALEPLVAWLGVATASPARASIERASARLAGAHTTELAQLLEHENEFVVRGALRLAAQLATPAAVPGLARLLRGRDPKLRVEALSVLGEIASPAALQAVERGIEDSDRDVRVAAFRVIATRSHTAALPRLLDAVRRKELRAADLSEKMALFEAFGSMCGDAGVPELDTLLNARGLLGAREPAELRACAARALGLVSTPKAAAALQRAADTKDVVVRSAVARAMRGSA
- a CDS encoding HD-GYP domain-containing protein, which translates into the protein MSVPLPATGNDQAGDPQAQRTARAFVVALHGAVRAVRLYPIENSAVQKAIVELGNAAERVELADGHCRLRRIGDYLFVNETRLRLTLDNYAAVAYVLGLLREAGLGGLAVIAHTTPRDWVVLLSFLQSPPLEYPEEDRLQQLSTRVEQAGVTCFEFYPPVDEADQQETELDAKERARQTYVRSLDVTRDVITSARLGRSAGLKRVKRAVQGIVDAILTDAASLIGLTTLREFDEYTFVHSVNVSILSVALGRRLGLTKPQLLDLGLAALLHDIGKSRVPLELLNKRGSLDDDERAILQTHTWQGVLSMFAMPTGSARPWRAMTTAYEHHMRIDLTGYPKPFRSRRLTLYSKIIAVADGFDAATTTRVYQDVPWTPADVLRGMRDNTRLGLDPVVVKAFINLTGIYPVGTLVVLDTFALAMVVAANPDPTALSRPLVRMITDAQGNRLQDLQIYDLTSCDASGQFSYTIIRTEDPQRYGINIGDYFA